The genomic region ACTACGACGCAAATTTCGGTGGGAACCGGCATGTGGATACGACTCTAGGCGTCCATGTGAGCGGTGGGGTCGATTACTTCATCGAAAAACAGGTCGCTTTGAGCGCCGAGGCAAAGCTAGTGCTGGCGCCGGACGCCGACATCACTGAAGACGGCTACCACAGCGGTTCCTTCGATCCGACCAACTTTTCCACCGCCTTCGGAGTCCGTTTCTTCTTCAACTGACCTGGCGAAACGAGTCCAGAAGTTGGAACATCAGTATGTCCCACTGTGCCTTCCCTAAGTCCCCCTTTGCGAAGGGGGATTTAGGGGGATTTACTTTTAAGAATTTCTCCGGCCGGTGTCTGTCAGGCAGACACCGGCCAGGCCTTATTTAGGCCGGTTGCCCTTTCCATTCCCGGTGCGATAATCACCCCTGTTGCTTTTTTTCGGTAACGGAGGCCTTTATGAATCGCGAACAGCACGTTTGCCTGGTCTGCGGCTTCAACATGATCGGGTTCCATCCCTCCCATTGCCCTTTTTGCGGCGCCTCGTCAAAGCATTTCATAACCGCGGAAGAATGCTCAGCGCGCTTCCGTGTCACCTCGACTCCGGTGAACCAAAAAGTGTCGAGGCTCAATTCCCAGCCCGCCCTCGGCATCGAGCATGCCGCCTACCGGATCGAGACGGGCAACGGCGCGTGCTGGATCGACTGCCCGTCCTGCTTCGATACCTCGCTCGCCAAGGCCGATACCATACTCTTCACCCATCACCACTTCCTCGGTGCTTCCAACCTCTATCGCGATCACTTCGAAGCTGAGGTGCGCATCCACCAACTCGACTCCACCCACGACATCTGCCGCCCCTTCAGTTTCGACGCCACCTTCCAGGAGAACTTCGTCCACAACGGGATAGAGGCGTTCCATATCGGGGGGCATACCCCGGGGTTCACCTGCTACATCTTCGAGGACGTCTTCTTCATCTGCGACTACGTCTTTCTCGATGGCGACCGCTTGAAATACAACCCGTTCGGTCCCGCCGACCTCACCATCGCAGGGGGAAGAGTCATCGAAGAGATCATCAGCGACCGTCAGTTCTCCACCGTCTGCGGCTATAACTACGTGATCGGCTACGGCGAGTGGAAGCGCAGGTTCGACGCCGGCCCCATATTTGGGGGATATTGAACCTGAAGATGGTGAACTTCCTTGCGGCAAGGAGCAACCTATGGGAAACAGTGCACTCGCGGCAGGGTTTTGGGGCTTGGTGGGGGGATGTTCCCTTCTCATCGGGGCCGTCATCGGCCTTTTCGTTCCGACATCGAAAAAGGTGATCTCAGCCGTTATGGCGCTCGGCGCCGGCGTTCTCATCTCTTCCGTAGCTTTCGAGCTGATGGACGAGGCGTTTCGCAGCGGCGGTTTCGACGCCGCCTCCATCGGGCTTTCCCTTGGCGCTATCCTTTTTTACGTGGGCGACCAGATCATCGAGAAGAAAGGCGGCAAACATCGGAAACGGTCCCAAGGGCAGCAGGCAGGTGGATCCTCCACCGCGATCTTGCTGGGGGCACTCATGGATGGCATCCCCGAGTCCATTGCCATCGGCGTTAGTCTGCTCAAGGGGGGGACGGTAGGAGTCGTCATGGTCGTCGCCGTCTTCCTCAGCAACATTCCGGAGTCTTTGTCATCGGCATCGGGGATGCAGAAAGCGGGGCACTCAAGGAAATTCATCCTTCTGGTATGGACCGCCGTAGTGGCGATCTCGGCCGCCAGTTCGCTGGTGGGCTACCTGCTATTGGCCGGCGTGTCGGGGAACATCATCGGCGGGATCCAGGCATTCGCGGCAGGAGCGATCCTCACCATGCTGGCCAGCACCATGATGCCAGAGGCATTTGAAGAAGGGGGCGCCATTGTCGGGCTGATAACGACAGCAGGGTTCCTGGTCTCATTCGTGTTGAGCAAACTGCAAGGGTAATCCCGCTAAAATATATTGTGATCCTGGGGGGACGTTGTGGGCATTGAAAGCAACCTCGATATCGACCAGGCCAAGTCCGTCGCCTTCATCATCACCCACACCATCAAGGAGGGTGAAGAGGAGCGGTACGAGGCTTGGCTCTCTGACATTCTCAGCCTGGTCAGCCGTGCCCCTGGCTATCTCGGAAGGGAGGTATTCCGCCCGGCCCAAGGGACGAGGACGTACACCTCAATACTGCGATTCGACACTTACCATAATCTTAACGCCTGGGCGCACTCCGATGATCGCAAATCAATGGTCAGCCGGGTCAGCGACCTCCTGACCAAAGGTGATGTCCACGAGGTCAGGACCGGGGTCGATTTCTGGTTTACCCCCCAGTACATAAAGCCACCTAAATCTTGGAAGCAGTTTCTTCTTGTCCTCTCTGCCATTTACCCGCTGACCTTAATCATCCCCTACCTTCTGAATCCATTGTTCGGCGCGACGGGACCTTTGCAGTTCCCCTTGGTAAAGGCGCTGCTAATCGCTGCGGTCATCGTGGCGCTGATGACTTTTGTGATAATGCCGCGCTACACCCGGCTGGTGAAGCGCTGGCTGTATGAAGAAACGGATTAGCGTAACTTGTACTATTGCCCCGGATCTTGGCACTTCCCAAATAGCACTCTCAAACCCTGCCTCCAGTCCTCTTCACCCCCTTCGCATCGTTTCCCTCTACGAATCCACTGTCTTGACAAATACTAATTGATATCCCCCAACTGCGCGTGATAGTCTGATTGCCCGAAATCGGACCGCCAAGGTTTAGCCAAACTCGCTATGAAGTGAATTGTCAGCATCTAATGATGCAAGGAAGGCGACCACAGAAATGACCACAGAAGATTTGTTGCAAGACCTCAAGAAGAAAGGCGAACTTGACGAACGCCACCTTTTGGCTTCGATCCGACTGCTGCACTTACTTGCCTCAGGGAAATCCTCCGAAGAGGTCATGTCCACGCTGTTACCTTTTTTTCAAGAACTTTCAGGATGTGAAGCTGTAGCTGTCCGACTTCGTGAAGAAGAGGATTACCCCTATTTCCATACCCTGGGTTTCGCATCTGAGTTCGTGAACGCTGAGAGTCATCTGTGCGCAAAAGACTTGGCCGGCCAGATAAAAAGGGACAACATCGGCAATCCGGTTCTGGAATGCATGTGCGGCAACATCCTCTGCGGGCGCTTTGACCATGGCAAGCCTTTCTTCACCCCGAATGGCAGTTTCTGGACAAACAGTACCAGTGAGTTACTCGAAGGTACTACCGAAGAGGACCTCCAGTCACGAACCCGCAACAGATGCAGCGCGGAGGGATACGAATCAGTAGCCCTGGTTCCACTTCACCATAATGAAGAAATCATAGGACTGATACAGTTCAACGATCGACGCAAGGATCGATTTTCCAAAGGGTTTATCTCACTTGTAGAGTTGTTGGCAGACAGCGTGACCGTTGCGGTAGTTAGGCGGTGGGAGGAAGATAGCCTCAGAAAGCGCGAGGAATATTACCGCGCTATGGTGACAGCGTTCGACGGGTTGATATACATCTGCTCGGCCGATTACCGGATCGAGTTCCTGAATGAAGCCCTGAAGCGGCGTATTGGGCACGACGCCACCGGCGAGCCATGTTATGAAGCTCTGCATGGACTTGATGCCATCTGCCCCTGGTGTAAAAACGACCTGATTTTTGCAGGCGAGAGCCATCGTTGGGTGGTGCAAAGCCCAAAAGACAACCGCTGGTACGAAGTTTCCAATACCCCGATAAGGAAAAACAACAAGATCGTTTCCAAGCAGGCGATGATTATGGACGTGACAGAGCGGCAACAACTGCACGAGGAGATTCTGCGCAAGCAACAAGATTTGATACTGGCAAATGACCTGTTGGAAAGCCGCGTTGCCGAGCGAACCGCCAATCTGGAGGCAGCAATGAGGGAACACGAGTCATTCAGTTACTCCGTTTCCCATGACCTGCGCGCTCCCCTGCGCCACATCAACAGCTTCAGCGCCATTATGATGGAGGAATTAGCGGACGAACTGCCGCCTACTTCGAAGGACTACCTGGAGCGGATCCGCTCAGCATCCAACAGGATGGGGGGATTGATCGACCACCTGCTTGAACTGTCCAGGGTAGGGAGGGCGGCGCTGAAACTGGAGCCGGTGGATTTGAGCGAGATGGCCGCGTCCATTTTGACCGTTCTCCAGGAGATGGAGCCGAAGCGGACGGTCAAAATATTTGTCGAAGAGGATATGCGGGTGCTGGGGGACCGGACACTGTTGCAACAGTTGCTTCAGAATCTGCTGGGAAACGCCTGGAAGTACACCTCCAAAACCGTAAATGCTCATATCGAGTTCGGCAGTTCAAAGCGAGGCGAAGGCGCAGTTTTCTATGTCAAAGATAACGGCGCAGGGTTCGACATGCAGTACAAGGACAACCTGTTCGTTGCCTTCCAGCGTTTGCATACCGGGGAGTTCGAAGGAGAAGGGATCGGGCTTACCACCGCTCAGCGCATAATCCAGCGTCACAGTGGTGACATCTGGGCTGAGGGAGAAGTAGGAAAGGGGGCGACCTTCTACTTCACCTTGCCGAATTAACCCGCATTATCCGCAGTCATCACACGCCTTAGCGCTCCCCAACCGAAGCGGTGGGCCCGTTCCATTTAAGCGGAATGTCGTTCAGCTAAGACGGAGCGCCGCCCAAGCAAGAGGGAGCGCCGACCAAACAACTCGGAGAGCCATTTCATTCGAACGGGGCTCCGTCTTACCGAAACGGATAGCCGTTTTGCCAGGACGGAGGGCTGTTTAACCGAAGCGGAGATACCGTTCAGCGAAGACGGAGTGCCGACCAACTTAGATGGAGCGCCGAACAACCTCAAACGGAGGGGCGGTTTAACTGAGGTGGAGCTCTCGCCGAACTTTAATGGTGGGCTGATTAACTTAAGTGGAGTTCCCGACAAACCTATATGGAGGGCCATTTAAAAAAGTTGGGAGGTCTGTTCCATTAAAATGGAGCTCCATTCAACTAAAGCGGTGGTCCGAATAACTTAAG from Citrifermentans bremense harbors:
- a CDS encoding MBL fold metallo-hydrolase — its product is MNREQHVCLVCGFNMIGFHPSHCPFCGASSKHFITAEECSARFRVTSTPVNQKVSRLNSQPALGIEHAAYRIETGNGACWIDCPSCFDTSLAKADTILFTHHHFLGASNLYRDHFEAEVRIHQLDSTHDICRPFSFDATFQENFVHNGIEAFHIGGHTPGFTCYIFEDVFFICDYVFLDGDRLKYNPFGPADLTIAGGRVIEEIISDRQFSTVCGYNYVIGYGEWKRRFDAGPIFGGY
- a CDS encoding ZIP family metal transporter; translation: MGNSALAAGFWGLVGGCSLLIGAVIGLFVPTSKKVISAVMALGAGVLISSVAFELMDEAFRSGGFDAASIGLSLGAILFYVGDQIIEKKGGKHRKRSQGQQAGGSSTAILLGALMDGIPESIAIGVSLLKGGTVGVVMVVAVFLSNIPESLSSASGMQKAGHSRKFILLVWTAVVAISAASSLVGYLLLAGVSGNIIGGIQAFAAGAILTMLASTMMPEAFEEGGAIVGLITTAGFLVSFVLSKLQG
- a CDS encoding antibiotic biosynthesis monooxygenase, whose protein sequence is MGIESNLDIDQAKSVAFIITHTIKEGEEERYEAWLSDILSLVSRAPGYLGREVFRPAQGTRTYTSILRFDTYHNLNAWAHSDDRKSMVSRVSDLLTKGDVHEVRTGVDFWFTPQYIKPPKSWKQFLLVLSAIYPLTLIIPYLLNPLFGATGPLQFPLVKALLIAAVIVALMTFVIMPRYTRLVKRWLYEETD
- a CDS encoding ATP-binding protein — protein: MTTEDLLQDLKKKGELDERHLLASIRLLHLLASGKSSEEVMSTLLPFFQELSGCEAVAVRLREEEDYPYFHTLGFASEFVNAESHLCAKDLAGQIKRDNIGNPVLECMCGNILCGRFDHGKPFFTPNGSFWTNSTSELLEGTTEEDLQSRTRNRCSAEGYESVALVPLHHNEEIIGLIQFNDRRKDRFSKGFISLVELLADSVTVAVVRRWEEDSLRKREEYYRAMVTAFDGLIYICSADYRIEFLNEALKRRIGHDATGEPCYEALHGLDAICPWCKNDLIFAGESHRWVVQSPKDNRWYEVSNTPIRKNNKIVSKQAMIMDVTERQQLHEEILRKQQDLILANDLLESRVAERTANLEAAMREHESFSYSVSHDLRAPLRHINSFSAIMMEELADELPPTSKDYLERIRSASNRMGGLIDHLLELSRVGRAALKLEPVDLSEMAASILTVLQEMEPKRTVKIFVEEDMRVLGDRTLLQQLLQNLLGNAWKYTSKTVNAHIEFGSSKRGEGAVFYVKDNGAGFDMQYKDNLFVAFQRLHTGEFEGEGIGLTTAQRIIQRHSGDIWAEGEVGKGATFYFTLPN